In Dasypus novemcinctus isolate mDasNov1 chromosome 10, mDasNov1.1.hap2, whole genome shotgun sequence, one DNA window encodes the following:
- the CNGA4 gene encoding cyclic nucleotide-gated channel alpha-4, protein MSQDGKVKTTESSPPASSKTRKSLPVLDPSGDHYYWWLNTMVFPVMYNLIIIVCRACFPDLQHSYLVVWWVLDYTSDLLYLLDIVVRFHTGFLEQGILVVEKNRISDRYVRTWSFLLDLASLLPTDVAYVQLGPHTPTLRLNRFLRVPRLFEAFDRTETRTAYPNAFRIAKLMLYIFVVIHWNSCLYFALSRYLGFGRDAWVYPNPAQPGFENLRRQYLYSFYFSTLILTTVGDTPLPAREEEYLFMVGDFLLAVMGFATIMGSMSSVIYNMNTADAAFYPDHALVKKYMKLHHINRRLERRVIDWYQHLQINKKMTNEVAILQHLPERLRAEVAVSVHMSTLSRVQIFQNCEASLLEELVLKLQPQTYSPGEYVCRKGDIGREMYIIREGQLAVVADDGVTQYAVLGAGLYFGEISIINIKGNMSGNRRTANIKSLGYSDLFCLSKEDLREVLSEYPQAQAVMEEKGREILLKMNKLDVNAEAAEIALQEATEARLQGLNQQLDDLQTKFARLLAELESSALKIAYRIERLEWQTREWPMPEGLAEADNEAEPEEGTSRGRHGPLGPE, encoded by the exons ATGAGCCAGGACGGCAAAGTGAAGACAACGGAGTCCAGCCCCCCTGCCTCTTCCAAGACCAG AAAGTCACTGCCTGTCCTGGACCCATCCGGGGATCACTACTACTGGTGGCTGAACACGATGGTCTTCCCAGTAATGTACAACCTCATCATCATCGTGTGCAG AGCCTGCTTCCCTGACTTGCAGCACAGTTACCTGGTGGTCTGGTGGGTGCTGGACTACACCAGTGATCTGCTGTACCTACTGGACATTGTGGTGCGCTTCCACACAG GATTCTTGGAACAGGGCATCCTGGTGGTGGAGAAGAATAGGATCTCGGATCGCTATGTCCGCACATGGAGCTTCCTGTTGGACCTGGCTTCCCTGCTGCCCACGGATGTGGCCTACGTGCAGCTGGGCCCTCACACACCCACACTGAGGCTGAACCGCTTTCTGCGCGTGCCCCGCCTCTTCGAGGCCTTCGACCGCACAGAGACACGTACAGCTTATCCAAATGCCTTTCGCATTGCCAAGCTGATGCTTTACATTTTTGTAGTCATCCACTGGAACAGCTGCCTGTACTTTGCCCTATCCCGATACCTGGGCTTTGGGCGAGATGCCTGGGTTTACCCAAACCCGGCACAACCTGGCTTCGAGAACCTGCGGCGCCAGTACCTCTACAGCTTTTATTTCTCCACATTGATCCTGACCACCGTGGGTGATACTCCATTGCCAGCCCGGGAGGAGGAGTACCTCTTCATGGTGGGTGACTTCCTGCTGGCTGTCATGGGCTTTGCCACCATCATGGGTAGCATGAGCTCTGTCATCTACAACATGAACACTGCGGATGCAGCTTTCTACCCAGACCATGCCCTGGTCAAGAAGTACATGAAGTTGCATCATATCAACCGCCGGCTGGAGCGGCGAGTTATTGACTG GTACCAGCACCTGCAGATCAACAAGAAGATGACTAACGAAGTAGCCATCTTACAGCACTTGCCCGAGAGACTGAGAGCAGAAGTGGCTGTATCTGTACACATGTCCACTCTGAGCCGGGTACAGatcttccagaactgtgaggccaGCCTGCTGGAAGAGCTGGTGCTGAAGCTGCAGCCCCAGACCTACTCACCAGGGGAGTACGTCTGCCGCAAGGGAGACATTGGCCGAGAGATGTACATTATCCGTGAGGGTCAGCTGGCTGTGGTGGCAGATGATGGTGTCACACAGTATGCTGTGCTTGGAGCAGGGCTCTATTTTGGAGAGATCAGCATCATCAACATCAAAG GGAACATGTCTGGGAACCGCCGCACAGCTAACATCAAGAGCCTCGGTTATTCAGACCTGTTCTGCCTGAGCAAGGAGGACCTGCGGGAGGTGCTGAGTGAGTATCCACAGGCCCAGGCTGTCATGGAGGAGAAGGGCCGTGAGATCCTGCTCAAGATGAACAAGTTGGACGTGAATGCTGAGGCAGCTGAGATTGCCCTGCAAGAGGCTACAGAGGCCCGGCTGCAAGGCCTTAACCAGCAGCTTGATGATTTGCAGACCAAGTTTGCTCGCCTTTTGGCTGAGCTAGAGTCCAGCGCACTCAAGATTGCTTACCGCATTGAACGGCTGGAGTGGCAGACACGAGAGTGGCCAATGCCTGAGGGCCTGGCTGAGGCTGATAATGAGGCCGAGCCTGAGGAGGGGACTTCCAGGGGTAGACATGGACCACTGGGCCCAGAATAA